One genomic region from Uloborus diversus isolate 005 chromosome 2, Udiv.v.3.1, whole genome shotgun sequence encodes:
- the LOC129216017 gene encoding ankyrin repeat and SAM domain-containing protein 3-like — translation MISTTSGHYGLFEAIRYKRHRQAMLLAEAGIDVNCRNERGQTPLIFTVLAIEDCSRSRTKLVKLFLESGADPNATDWKGMTVLMHASALGQVDTVKCLLEYIITNPCVTDANGNTALMYAASHGHDEVVAVFISIFRNDIKSLQLHKRNNDGFTALHLAVKNRHESCARLLTREVQFFPSAIEQFPDPKELDREPTPPGIHGRRKHKLINSAKIKISSLKSEGTRTTGTMTIDSEDSDSSNSCLSVLECSVGDLPISNYTHPFGLQTTKSTQVVSVENPQKTESRGSSKESSTDVDLGDDSLVSDKIDDWPAIPMQLKTSSQKQLDPLVPIEAGNGQPLIVKTFQRKCLLKQNNRSVSALRIHLHESRDVNVAKKECEAENILCGSSIKPQQNKNRITNGIKNEALANLLPIIPCNKENGQLPPVRYTLRRSGSSKQDTLCFPSASYISVRADQSPREIEMFKKNIVALS, via the exons ATGATTTCTACAACTTCCGGGCACTACGGCCTGTTCGAAGCCATCCGTTACAAGCGCCACAGACAAGCTATGCTGTTGGCGGAGGCAGGCATAGATGTCAACTGCAGGAACGAAAGAGGCCAAACGCCGCTCATCTTCACCGTACTAGCCATCGAAGATTGCTCCAGAAGCAGAACTAAGTTGGTGAAACTTTTTCTTGAATCTGGAGCAGATCCTAATGCTACTGATTGGAAAGGGATGACTGTTCTCATGCACGCCTCTGCACTTGGGCAAGTGGACACTGTCAAGTGTTTGCTAGAATAT ATTATAACAAATCCTTGCGTAACGGATGCCAACGGAAACACTGCACTGATGTACGCTGCATCACACGGCCATGATGAAGTCGTAGCTGTGTTTATATCCATCTTCAGAAACGATATCAAAAGTTTGCAGCTTCACAAGAGAAACAACGATGGTTTTACGGCTCTTCATTTAGCCGTGAAAAATCGACACGAATCTTGCGCCAGGTTGCTAACTAGAGAAGTCCAGTTTTTCCCATCAGCAATCGAACAATTTCCAGATCCCAAAGAACTAGATCGCGAGCCCACACCTCCAGGTATCCACGGTAGAAGAAAGCATAAATTAATCAATTCGGCTAAAATTAAGATATCATCCTTAAAAAGTGAAGGAACACGAACGACTGGGACAATGACAATTGACAGTGAAGATTCAGATTCTTCCAACTCATGCCTGAGCGTTCTTGAATGCAGCGTAGGCGATTTACCCATCTCAAACTATACTCACCCTTTCGGGTTGCAAACAACCAAATCAACGCAAGTAGTATCTGTCGAAAATCCACAGAAAACAGAATCACGTGGCAGTAGCAAAGAAAGCTCGACCGATGTCGATTTAGGAGATGATTCCTTAGTTTCCGACAAGATCGACGACTGGCCAGCCATCCCAATGCAACTCAAGACAAGTTCTCAAAAGCAGCTCGACCCCCTTGTGCCAATTGAAGCGGGAAATGGACAACCGCTGATCGTGAAAACATTCCAACGCAAGTGCCTTTTGAAACAGAATAACCGAAGTGTGTCTGCTCTTAGAATACATTTGCACGAATCAAGAGACGTGAATGTAGCTAAGAAAGAGTGCGAAGCTGAGAACATTTTATGCGGATCCTCTATTAAACCCcaacaaaacaaaaatcgcaTAACAAATGGAATTAAAAACGAAGCTTTAGCAAATTTACTACCTATCATTCCATGCAACAAGGAAAACGGTCAGTTGCCTCCAGTTAGGTACACTCTACGTCGTAGTGGCAGTTCTAAACAAGATACTCTTTGCTTCCCAAGCGCTTCCTATATATCTGTCAGAGCCGATCAAAGTCCACGAGAAATAGAAATGTTCAAAAAGAATATAGTAGCTCTTTCAtaa